In a single window of the Fusarium falciforme chromosome 3, complete sequence genome:
- a CDS encoding HET domain-containing protein → MRLLHTRNFQLETFIGKKTPGYAILSHTWGDDEVLFQDLESGPIQYWRERRGASKVLGAAAQAASDGYTYIWIDTCCIDKSSSAELSEAINSMYAWYKRSRVCYAYLEDILIPDATLLGLSRWFTRGWTLQELIAPSEVRFFTSSWEFLGRRDQLAKSISEITRIDPHVLKFGQQTPLETYPIGQRMTWAAGRTTTRTEDMAYCLLGLFQVNMPLLYGEGRKAFLRLQEEILRQTTSKDHSILLHRESGHIFASQPSSFDIGCKLHRWTARTDIGLVQDGVKVTLHVQKVIATGEPHGVEEFVTLGVLDCRIDEGTGSFARPVIILDHTNGYYRHRSTGLMMIRPEAEPEVVEIVGTHKPLNFHYERPLKLSGGVSSKIK, encoded by the coding sequence ATGCGGCTCCTCCACACCCGGAATTTTCAACTTGAGACGTTTATCGGCAAGAAAACTCCAGGGTATGCCATCTTGTCACACACTTGGGGTGACGATGAGGTTCTCTTCCAAGACCTCGAATCTGGGCCCATCCAGTATTGGCGAGAGCGGCGCGGTGCTTCAAAAGTCCTAGGTGCTGCTGCACAAGCGGCATCAGACGGCTACACCTACATCTGGATCGATACCTGTTGCATCGATAAGAGTAGCAGTGCAGAACTTTCagaggccatcaactccatgTATGCCTGGTATAAACGCTCCAGAGTTTGCTACGCATATCTCGAGGACATACTTATACCCGATGCTACACTTCTTGGGCTCAGTCGTTGGTTCACTCGAGGATGGACTCTTCAAGAGCTCATCGCCCCGAGCGAGGTTCGATTCTTCACCTCTTCTTGGGAGTTCCTTGGTCGCCGTGACCAGTTGGCAAAGTCAATCTCCGAGATCACTCGCATCGACCCGCACGTGTTGAAATTTGGACAGCAGACACCGCTTGAGACATATCCCATCGGCCAGAGAATGACTTGGGCTGCTGGACGAACCACGACAAGAACAGAGGACATGGCGTACTGCTTGTTGGGGCTATTTCAGGTAAACATGCCACTGCTATACGGCGAGGGACGCAAAGCGTTTCTAAGGCTCCAGGAAGAGATTTTGAGGCAAACCACATCGAAAGATCATTCGATTTTACTGCACAGGGAATCGGGTCACATCTTTGCATCCCAGCCGTCTTCATTCGACATTGGCTGCAAACTCCATCGGTGGACAGCCCGAACAGACATTGGCCTAGTCCAAGATGGTGTCAAGGTCACACTTCATGTCCAGAAAGTTATCGCAACAGGGGAGCCTCATGGCGTTGAAGAATTCGTAACGTTGGGGGTCCTAGATTGCCGCATTGACGAGGGCACGGGATCTTTTGCACGGCCCGTGATTATTTTGGATCACACCAACGGTTACTACCGCCATCGATCCACAGGCTTGATGATGATAAGGCCTGAAGCCGAGCCTGAGGTGGTGGAAATCGTGGGGACTCACAAGCCACTGAACTTTCACTATGAAAGGCCGCTGAAACTATCGGGAGGTGTGTCATCGAAGATCAAATGA